One segment of Streptomyces sp. NBC_00576 DNA contains the following:
- a CDS encoding IS5 family transposase (programmed frameshift): MGKRQSRPWIVSDELWSLIEPLLPGPGPKLVEGRPRVPDRQAMCGILFVLHTGIQWEYLPQELGFGSGMTCWRRLAAWNEAGVWDELHLVLLKKLRTAGKLDWSRAVIDSSHVRAARRGPKSGPSPVDRARPGSKHHVLTDGQGIPLAVSLTGGNRNDVTQLLPLLDKVPAVAGLVGRPRRRPDALLADRGYDHDKYRRLLWARGIRPVIAERGQPHGSGLGVFRYVVERTIAWLHGFRRLRIRWERRDDIHEAFLGLATCLITHRHVQRLC, translated from the exons GTGGGGAAACGACAGTCGCGGCCTTGGATCGTGTCGGATGAACTGTGGTCGCTCATCGAGCCGTTACTGCCCGGGCCGGGTCCGAAGCTGGTGGAGGGCCGCCCGCGGGTCCCGGACCGGCAGGCGATGTGCGGGATCCTGTTCGTGCTGCATACCGGCATCCAGTGGGAGTACCTGCCCCAGGAGCTGGGCTTCGGTTCCGGCATGACGTGCTGGCGGCGCCTGGCCGCGTGGAACGAGGCCGGAGTGTGGGACGAACTGCACCTGGTGCTGCTAAAGAAGCTGCGGACCGCGGGGAAGCTGGACTGGTCGCGGGCGGTGATCGACTCCTCCCACGTACGGGCCGCTCGGCGCGGCC CCAAAAGCGGGCCCAGCCCGGTCGACCGCGCACGGCCGGGCAGCAAGCACCACGTCCTCACCGACGGCCAGGGCATCCCGCTCGCGGTGTCGCTGACCGGCGGCAACCGCAACGACGTCACCCAACTCCTGCCCCTGCTGGACAAGGTTCCGGCCGTGGCCGGACTCGTCGGCAGGCCCAGACGCCGGCCTGACGCGCTCCTCGCGGACCGCGGCTACGACCACGACAAGTACCGCCGCCTGCTCTGGGCTCGCGGCATCCGCCCGGTCATCGCCGAACGAGGCCAGCCACACGGCTCCGGCCTCGGGGTATTCCGTTACGTGGTCGAGCGCACCATCGCCTGGCTGCACGGCTTCCGCCGCCTGCGCATCCGATGGGAGCGACGCGACGACATCCACGAAGCGTTCCTCGGCCTCGCCACCTGCCTGATCACCCACCGCCACGTCCAACGCCTTTGTTAG